In Glandiceps talaboti chromosome 6, keGlaTala1.1, whole genome shotgun sequence, one DNA window encodes the following:
- the LOC144436145 gene encoding coiled-coil domain-containing protein 152-like produces the protein MCEARDELQILQENNKVEIERVQEAERKQAKQKVAVVEERLQNKDQQVTEVLNQLTSLKKEKHDELMKIRLEYDAKVLSLRKQNQKTAQQKGQANAANHEIFRKKWQHMKAESEREIASLKRTIADLQRKADMQGTSTKRRKF, from the exons ATGTGTGAAGCAAGAGATGAACTGCAAATACTTCAAGAAAATAACAAAGTAGAAATTGAAAGAGTTCAAGAAGCTGAAAGAAAGCAGG CTAAACAGAAGGTTGCAGTTGTTGAAGAGAGGTTACAAAACAAGGATCAACAAGTGACGGAAGTTCTTAACCAGCTTACCAGcctgaaaaaagaaaaacatgatGAGTTGATGAAGATACGCCTTGAG TATGACGCTAAAGTGTTGTCACTGCGGAAGCAGAACCAGAAAACAGCGCAGCAGAAAGGCCAAGCAAATGCTGCAAACCATGAAATTTTCAGAAAG AAATGGCAACATATGAAAGCAGAATCTGAAAGGGAAATAGCTTCTCTCAAGCGGACCATAGCAGACCTTCAAAGGAAAGCAGACATGCAAGGAACATCAACTAAAAGAAGAAAATTTTAA